From the genome of Ziziphus jujuba cultivar Dongzao chromosome 6, ASM3175591v1, one region includes:
- the LOC107435437 gene encoding 21 kDa protein yields the protein MGGPSCSVNVLVALLLILQFSTVVNPTSDNTTTPFLCKADTKYIRRSCRLTTYPELCYNSLSIFAGKIKTDSRLLAHAALNVSLGAAIATSVTMNKLSRINGLNPIVAAAVQDCVELIDDSVYELKNSVSELGRARRSQGPDFELQMNNIQTWASAALTDADTCMDGFAERNMNGRVKNAVRIHIVKVEHLTSNALALINNYVSAKSASP from the coding sequence ATGGGAGGTCCATCTTGTTCTGTGAATGTACTGGTTGCTCTTCTCCTCATCCTCCAATTCTCTACGGTGGTAAATCCTACCTCAGACAATACTACAACACCATTTCTATGCAAAGCGGACACCAAATACATAAGAAGATCATGCCGTCTCACAACCTATCCCGAGCTGTGCTACAATTCCCTCTCAATTTTCGCAGGCAAAATCAAAACCGACTCAAGACTCCTAGCCCATGCGGCCCTCAACGTGTCCCTTGGAGCGGCCATTGCAACGTCAGTGACCATGAATAAGCTCTCTAGAATCAACGGCCTAAATCCCATTGTGGCTGCAGCGGTGCAAGACTGCGTGGAGTTAATTGATGACTCGGTCTATGAGTTGAAGAACTCTGTAAGTGAACTGGGTCGGGCCAGACGATCACAAGGACCGGATTTCGAGctccaaatgaataatattCAAACGTGGGCTAGTGCTGCGTTGACGGATGCCGACACTTGTATGGATGGCTTTGCTGAGCGTAATATGAATGGGAGAGTGAAGAATGCTGTTCGGATACACATAGTGAAAGTGGAGCATCTTACCAGCAATGCTTTGGCGCTAATCAACAACTATGTTTCTGCCAAATCTGCCTCCCCTTAG